TGGTCAAGCTATCAGTAATCTATACAAAAATGTCTTTTCAAAAGAGGTATCGTCAGAGAATGATGGTCAGTCCCCATATTCATCCAAAGCTGTTAGAGATAAGGGAAATCATTAGGCTTAGCTCATCTTGCCTTGAAATTCAAATATTGAATATTGGAGCGTTACAGCACTTAATAATTTATAGAAATTACACATATAATTGATTGATATTTCTTCAACACCATGGCTATATTAATTATCGAGCTCGTGGAATTCCCAAAAGAACGTACAATCACTTTGATCCTTTCATTTTTTACATGGGTCCCAAGATGGATCATAAATTAAACCTTCTGTTCTTTTCTTGCATCgctatatatttcaaaaatcatcATTCGACAATTAATTGGAAAACCTAAAACGAGGCATTAAataatttccaaaaataaaataaatcaggaAAGTAGATATTTACATCTACAAAAAACATCAACTTAGAAGTCTTGTGTCTAGGACAAGACCAAGGCACTACTCTTTGCTCCCTCTTGTTAATGATTTTCGAGTGGTAAGGTAACtcatctttctctctttgttatCTTACCTCGGCTGTGGCATAAAGATAActcatctttctctcttttttatcatctttattGGTACGTAGATTAGGTTTTGAGACCCCATGACCTCACTATTCTTCGACAAAGCAATAACCAATCGATCAATTTTGGATTATTGGCATCTTTACAATATCACCATGCCATGTGGGTAATATCATTTGTGTGAGTATGTGCCGACCCCAATACCACATTAAAGTCAGCTTTGTGCTATAATTGGCTTGTCAAGCTTTTTCAATATGGTTAACGAATTTAGGTAAGACCTCAATCACCTTTGGATATGATTACAAGTAGGAAGAGCAAATCACTCAGAAAGTTAAAAAGAAACTGTAGATGTAATATTCTTAGATAACAATTTTCGAATAAAATGGATGACATATATCGTTGTTTAGGATATTTACAAAATGGTGCGAATTGACTATGCCATCCCATCgcaaatatttctaaaaactaTATATCACCCAAATTTAAGCTTATTTATGCAATACATGCATGCACTAGATACATAAAGACTACAATATAACGTATACGTACCTAGACTCTTAGGGTTTCTATATGACTCTATAGGGTATACAATAGTGAGCACTTTTGTTATACCGATAAGTGGCATAATGGGtccgatgatgatgatggagaCGAAGATTTAGTGAAGCCCCATAGGTCATTCTCGTTGGTATACACATGAGAAGTATTTGCTTGAATGTTTGATGATGATCTATGAGAATTTTGCAAGTGTGATAATTGCATGTCATCATCAGGAGAAAGACCGAAACTCGCATTTGGGCCGGTAGTAAAGCAAGATAAATGCTTCGATGTCTCTGCTTCATGTCCATTAAGTTGTGATGCCACTAGACGATCAAGAGTTACCCAATCGTTAAGTTGCCCGGATTTGGAGCCATGAATTACGGATGATGAGATCATGTCGAAAGTGCCATTGCCAATTTGGTTTGAAGAGGAAGGTTCATTCTCTGTCAGCATCTCATCGTACGATTGGTGATAACAAGATTTGAAACTTCGATCTTGATCAAAAGATGGACTGCTTATTGGAATAGAAGGGAGTGGTGGGCTGTCTAGCCGAGGAAGGTGCATGAATCTTTCATGGAGCCCATCACTGATGCTATTGTCTGAGAGAAACCTTAAACTACTGTTGTTGTTGGAGATATTCATGTTGCTATATGTTTCATTCTCCATCTTGCAAGTCTTTCCCATATAGAGAAGTATTTGATCAAGAACTCCATCATTTCCTGAACCAAGAATCTGATGCGCCTCCAATGAGCTTGATGAGCTTTTGGGACTCTCAAGGGTTTTTTGATAGTTCTTCTTTCTAAATACCCGGCAAACCACCCACCCTTCTTCAGGGATTGCCTCTCCTATAGGATTTGAGACCTGCAGGATTAAGAGAGTGAACAAATCAATACCATATAAGCTAGAAGCCTAGAACCGAACATAGAAGAAATCTATACCAATAGTTTCCTTCAagtcaaaatacatgaaatattGTATGAGATCTCAAATTTGAATCCTGTTTAAAAAACAGTATAATTTTCATCTCTGAAATTAATCAACttcacttttaattataaagaatggtcctggtattttttttatagaaaaaacaaaaataaaaaaacagagacaagACAAGAGAAAAGGTAAGAGTATAGGATATTCaagcatgtaaaataaaattaaatatagggAAGATACGGCTTACATTAGTGTCGTTGGTGGTGTCATCAAGCCTATATTCATGCATGATCCAATCGGATTTCTGTCCATGTGGAGCTCTTCCTCTGTAAAACACAAGAGTCTTTCTCAATCCAATTCTTTTAAACCCACTATAGATGATCTTATCACGGCCAGTGGCTTTCCAAAACCCAGCAGCCGTAGCTCGATTTGTTCTCGTCCCTGTGGGATATTTCTTGTCTTTGTGACTAAAGAAATACCAATCATTCTGTGGTGTAGATCCGATTTTGCACTTCTCTACAGTCCCAACAAAGGATAATTTCGTTAGTCAACATGTTTGGAAAATAGGAGATAAGTTATGTAGAGAAAGATATAAATGGAGATCACGCTAGCTTAATTATTACCTTGGATGTCCCATGGCTCAAGCTTATTAAGATCAACCTCGCGAATTACATCAAGGTCTATCTTCTCATTAGCAACTTTCTTCCTGAGGTAGTAGTGAAGAAGCTCTTCTTCTGTTGGGTGAAATCTAAAGCCTGGAGGGACCTGAGACTGACCATTTATTGATAGATTCATCATATCCTCAGGCATTATAGGTAGCGAGGCTTGCAAATATATGATCAATGTAGATGTAAGAGAGAAGGAGAGTAGCTAGAGATCAATATGAAAGAGAAACGGAAATGAGAGAACATTTACAGAGTTTGTTGAGGAGAGAGGGTGCGTAAAGGGTAATGCAGTCATGATAATTTATAATGGTTTGTAGGGCATGTGAGGGAACGGTCCAAAAATGCATGAAAAGTTTTGAAATCAATGCTattaatgtacttagtgtgggTTCTAAGCCTTGGAGAAGAGCTAACCTAGAAGCTGATactaaagagagaaagagggtgTGGTTTTATAGGCCCACAATATAGGTACTAACAATTGGGTCcatcgaagaaaaaaaaaataaaaaattcagactGCGATAGAGGTAACTATTTGTATTTGTGCGAGCAGGAGGAAAGCCCCATCTCAACTACGACCCATGACCTTAATATCTATTTGAAAGTCACCTCTAAAACCTCCAGTACTGTCctaaaaaaatctctctttttttctcgcTCTAAACATCACTCGTTTTACTTGTGCAACCACCTCAACGACAAGAAGGCAAGTGAGAGATGATGGGGTCGGGAGGCACTTAGCTTTCATGCATGGTCCCTGAAGGAAAGAAAGACATGATGTGCTTTGTGGAGACTCAGCAACTTAATTTCCATATTTCTTTCTTCCCtacctttctcttttttattcacATTTTATCATTGCAGTCACCAACTATGTACATCATGGCAGAAGCACAAGAGTAAGATGAGAGTGATCACTTCTCGGGGGGAGGGGGGAGGCGAGTAAAAAATCAATAGTGTCTTAAAAAACTCATGTAGCTGTGCAAATACTGCTATATATTTCAAGAATTTTGGTATAATTTACAGCCACGTGCCTTGAAAACCTTAAGAACGGCTACTAGAGTCCAAGGGGAGTCCTACATAAAGGTCATGTACCTACGAAATCGTGGGAGAGGACTCTCTCGTAGACGTGCATTTTCCTTTCTTGAACTTATTATATTTCCCTTTCCATGATTTTACATGACAACTGCTgaatctttctttcaaaaaggaaaacacttccTCTAGAGTCAAAATGGCAACCACTAAGAAATCAGTGGCGAGAAAGGCATCTAATAATGCGTTCccattttgtttcttctctttctttgttttttatcgaATGGGAGATAGAAATTGTCTATCCGAACCCATGTAGTAGTATTCTTCAAGCACCTTTTTGGCGCAGCGGTAGAATTattgttttgctattttttaattttttttaattttatattatttttgtgtttctgaatattttgatttattggagttaaaaataaattttaacaaattattttaatatatttttaaataaaaaaatattttaaaaaaacaatatctactACAATATCAAATTAACAGGCCTTAAAGTATCCTAGCTAGCACAAGTCTAGCACACTCCTTTTACATGATACTTGTGATTTTAGCTTAAACCcaaccaaaccggaaaaaaatcTACTATAGTAATTCATGCttatacattaatttatttctttcattaGTGAATTTAGGATTAAAAACATCATGTAGGGAAGAGATATATAACATTGTTTAGTTGGTACACTACTAAaaaattagaggaaaaaaatgatgaaaatatttttttcgtgGTTTAACGATTGAAAATACAATGATAAAATAACCCATAGAAATTCCAttagtgattttaaaataaaaaaaaaaagcaactctTTTACACATGTGTGGCGTCATAAGGAAAACATCCACCCTAAAAATTGGTATTTTATCTATCTATCTGGCAAGTATGGAGAGACAATgtattcttgtcttttattagtggaaaaataggatgggagtcaccacctagtattttggtcactaagaaccctaactggtcttagagatcgggtacgagaattggttgcataaagggaaggtattagaaCCCCAAAtacaccttacctaaggtaagctgcattgttttattgtctgataaagtATAAGgtcttgttgtgttttctagttgttggtctgtctatggtttaaAGAAAGTCCTCTTCGGTAAGGAGATATTTATCTTATCAaaaacctaaccattctaatgccagaaaaaaaaaattaatatccagAATATGTCTTACGTACAAGGTTATaaccccaaatactaaaagaaaacaaaacaattttttcagaatttttaaaatattggcctAATTCTTGTGGCTTTAATAAAccggttattaaagccaaaatgtatgctaatacatatttttaaaattttctttgttgtatgaaaatacaatatgatttttatttttaatttttagagacttggtcgtatgcataaaaatatatatattttttattttttcaatgttttgatgaaaaccggACATCTTAAtatcggatttgtatctttgcgatataaaaatacaaacaaatattaagaaaaattcaGTAGATAAATATGTGGAAAATCAtagattttcttttgaaataaattttgaagaaaattttatttttttatgtattttttttagaatgggTTGGATCCGGCCCAAAAAAGAAACTAGGCCAAGAACAACCCAACAAAATGCAAACTATCTCTTATTGGGTTGGACTCAGCCCAACCCCATTGGGTGGGCTGATAATCTAACCTGGGTTGGTTACTATTCTCGTGCACTATAACTAGTCTAAATACATTTTCAtgcatttatttaaaatttgcaAAGGAAACacattttcatgaaaacaaacatgataaGAAACATAAATACATTAAGACGCTAAATCAAGATAGTGATAATAAAGATGAGAGGAACTATATGCTAAGAACACACATGAAGATGAATGAAAATCCAActtatgagcatgatatggatacaaaaaaaaaaaaaaaaaacaaagacatccaaaaatacatagaaaatcATAATCAGGAGTACGATGAAACAAACACTCAAATGGAGATTTATTTTGGAGGAcaagagtaggcatgcgattaataagatacACTGATGATTCAAATGTATGGTTCCAAAATCATAACTGTTGCTACCCAATGTTTTAcccatattttgataaattttcagaaaaatccaaaaatagagaaaaaacatcgaaaaaccaaaaaaatacattttttaaaatatatttgcatcatttttagaatttttagcatcgtctcaaaagaatttaaattttcaaagatttttggaacgcgttcgacttttaacgcattatattttaaaatcatcgatttttttcattctaggtgatgttgataaaaaaaatccaaaaaataagaaaaaaaatcaaaatttacaaaataagatGTTGAGAACCAACGCATCGTCAGTGATGGTGGCGCGTGGAGAAGACGTGCTGCCACTGTTTCGACTGTCCTTGAGGCTTCACAGAACCCTTACCTGCAATTCCAGGAGTTTTAAgggctgttttgtaatttttaaagtgtttaatgtaatttttgcatagttttttttttttaatttgtaccATTTGTAGcgtgtaagaaaaaaagaaagaaagaaagaaagaaaatatagtaaaagtgtatgtgtgtgtttgtatttgttttatggatgttttttcttttatttatgataaaattgtaaagaataaagaagaatttaatattttaatttgctcaCGCTctagaattattaacttatatgtaagttgtatttctaatatccgatgaaaagataaaatttttaaaacttctttaacacgtcaaagccatgaagcagcttacctcaggtagagtgcattaggggtgctaataccttccctaaccacaaccagtcctttacccgtgaatctctgacgagACTAGTACAtccaggtttcctagtagccctcaattaaatactagatggcgactctcAACGAACCAATCAAGCAAATCAAGCAACGAAATGAAAAATCACCAGCCGAAGTCGCGTGGGTGACGTGCGGCAATAACAGAGCACTACATTATCCTGGGGGGTAAGACTAGTTTCTAAAATATGCCGATGACGACATTCAACGATGCCATTTTGCTTATATGTATGATGATAAATTAACCTatgatgaataccaatagtCTAAAAGAACTTGTTTAACTTATGATATttaccaccccaatcagtttgaacaaatttaattttatttgaaaattgacACTCAATAAGTATTTGAAAGCGATGAAATGTAGAAAACACATCAAACTTTGCAACAAGAGGATAATATCATATATGTTTGGTATGCACATCGATGAAGATAACAAAGtaacaaaaatcataagaagaaaacataagagctgggccccaaacatcactaaatattaaatcaagttgGGTAGTAGTTTTGTGACCCATAGGTCTCAACAACAAACACAACGACTTGCCTGACAGACAAACTTGACATTGAGCAAAAGAGTGTCTAGAAGtacaaactattttatttttaagaactaacaaatttaaaatgtatGAAGTAGAATGACCCAATCAACGATGCCACATATTAGCAGTCGTAGAGACGTAATGCGACCAATAAGTCTAAGTGATGGATATGGCAGAAGACTCGGATAGAACATAGAGACCATCATTACTCTAACTAGAAAGGAGCACTTTCTTGGTGATGAGATCCTTTATGTGGTATGTCTAATATGGTATATGGCCAGGCCTTTACCATCATTAATATTCAActgatcattaccaagataggATGCATAATCGGTCAAAGTTGCAAGATCATGTGCAACGTGTTGGTTCACACTAGTGTCTAGGAACCAAGTAAAAGTAGAAACGTTACCAACAGCAAGGTGGGCAATGGCTGCTGGCCATTACCGCAAAACTATGCATATTGAGAAGCTATGTGGCCGAAGGAGAAGCACAATTGACACTTGACTTTCTGCTCAAATGATCGGTGAAAGGACCACGGTCTAGACCTAGAGGAGTGTCTATTCTGCTACTAGTTGCTTGCCTCAAGTCGATAAAGGCAAAGGAATGGAAGCCATAGAAGTCAGACCTATTTTGATAGTTGTGATGGTTGCTATTGGGATGTCAGTTGCCACAAGAACCCCTATTACCACTAAAATTGGGGTTGCGCTGAGATGTGATAAGATGAGCAGAGGGCGTGGGCAGCAGAGGTGGGTTTGTATCCATGGATTGAAAAGGAGGTCTTGTGCAGAAACTTATGGGTAAGGAGATGGTTATGAAGGTCGGTATATGACAGTGGTTCTGCCTTCGTTATGAGGCTGGTTACAACTCATCATGAAAGACACGAAACATATAGAGGTTGAAGTCTTCAAGAGAGATAGCTCAACCAGTAGCAGCCAATTCATCAAAGATCAATTTTATTTGCTACATGTACATAGCAACCGAAGCATCACCTTGTCAATGGTCTTGAAAAGACCCATGGAGTTACATAATGcgagaattagatggagagatGAGAGCTTGCTTAAGGGTACACCAAACACAATCAGAGGTCTGACAATCTATCACAAGATGTAGTACATCCATTGAAAGGGAGGAGAGTAACGCgctcaaaataaattgatcatgtTGCTTCCAACGTAAAAAAGAAGGGTTGATTGTCGAAGAAGAACTAGCAGAActgtaaaaaaacatgagaggGAGGACACAACATTGAGTCATCAAGCACAAATCAAATATCATGATATTTggtttaaaacattgttttttaactATGTTTACTTATttatacaataacaaaaatagacacttgaaaaatcaagcacaaaccAAATATCaggatatttgtttgaaattatgataatctcaaagaaaataaattgaaacaatttatgaagacaaattcaaaataaagcaaatattaaaggacaaaaaatgagaaaaaaatggtgaaaaaaagaaaaaaaagggaatgcaaaaaaaaaaaaaaaaacaatctcctTCATTGTTTCCATGAAGGTGAGTGAGTTGAAATCCCAACTCTTTTAGATAATCCTATGATCACATCTATAATTTAAGACTCTTGTGTAATTAGCCCTTACAATCTAAATAGTTGTAAATAATTGGCTAAATCCTTGccgtaaaaatatgaaaagctACCAATGGCCCCATAATAGGGAAAACCCATGCATGGCAAAGATCTTTACGCTATGCTAGGCTTatccaaaaaaatcatgataaagaTGGTAATGGTATTATTAACTTGACATTCCTTCTACAAGGACATCAAAGTGCCAGGCAACATCCACAATAAACCCAGAGAGATCTACATCACTCAACAGAAAAGGAGGAAAATTATCAATTAGATGCCTTCCCCACGCAATTTGGGCAGTTGGGTCACTCTTTTTTATGACAGCGGACTGGAATAAAGGTATTTCTCTCGAAGACTATAATGGTGCCGATATAGATGCATCTTGTTGCTTCTATGATTGCATGCCTGGAGACAACTGTTTTGCTTgtgcttgcttgcttgctttttGCCTTCATACAGTACTTGATCAAATGTGCTAGCACAGTTACTTACCACCCAATTTCGTTGCCAGGATTTCAATAGAAATCGACATTCGTCTcgtaagttgatttttttaccttctatttcgattaaattttttaaaaatacaaattataaaattttcaagaaaatgtgtgtttttttttaaagtaattggactgcttttgggttttttttttatgataataaaaaaatatatttagatagCCATTTAGAGGATGGTCAAAGGAGAAGAACATGAAGATATTTGTTACAAATCTGGAGATTGCTAAAAACCGAGTAAAAGTagggaaaaaacattaaaaacaccTAAGTATAGCTGTTAAATAGCCTACCACTAAAAATCTACACACTGTCAATTTGTATGACTTTAATTCACCAACTGTCTAGACACAAATTTAACggttttattgataaaaatttattttggtatttaaaaaaatatttcttctatgattattttattgataaaatcacGAACAGAAAATGTCCACTAAAAAAATGGTCGTCAGTAAATTTTAGTTTGTCGgtaataaatttaacaattgCTTTACAAATGGACCATGCacaccaaaaaacaattaccCGCTTAGTCCATCAGTAATTCCCTCTTTACTATTTAGCATATCGCCGATATGAGAActgtatttaattttgttggtgAGTTGCAGTGATATTTGCAATAATTCTTTTCCAACTCTCTGGAATATACCCACTGACTGATTTCATCGGTGAGTTGTATTGGCATTTGTTGTAATTGTTTTCAAACTCTCTGGAATATACCGATGGAATAAGTCTGTCAATAACCCCAtcagtaataatttaaaaatatattttaaaaaatatatattaaacaaaaattaaaaattaaattaatataaaattcaaatatttaaaaatcaattatcttgatataaaaataaaatatttttttataactttatatGTTCAAATACAATGAAACTAGAATAGAGGCAACGTTGGAGGAGGAGGCTCGTCGTCCCCGAGAACGCGGGGTCAATAAGAGTGTGCACATGTACCACCTATTTGTAATCTCATATCCATTACCATTCGGCAGAATTCTTTATAATTCGTAAAGAGTCgttcatatttttcattgagATGAGTTGTACGTTCTTGTACTCTTTGATCTAACAATGCCGTAAAATCCAGAGACTAAGTGCTTAGGACCGTTTGTGAGCCTCCAACAGTTGAAACACTATGGGCTGTTTGCAAGTTCTCGGTCGTAGTTTTAGATAGTTTATACACTGGATTTCTATCGGATCCACTAGACAATCTTGTTTCCAACCACAAATCTGGATAGATATCCGGGTAGATCGAAGGATGGTTCTCATACCTCTCCTTCAATCAGCTGTTATATGTctcatggaaataaaaaataaattcatcaaattcaagtaaataataacttaagaaaaatatgGTTGAAAACCAACATAGCACAAAGTGTTGAGCTCGGCTTTCCACGAACTGATGCACCACTTTTTGGTGGTCATCAATAACCCATAAATACTTGTTGCTTgtgttgagagaaagaaagcttGATTTCTAGCCTTGATATTTGATAgacaaaagagaagagaagagaagaccAAATAGAATAAGAGAGAAGAACTAAGTTCTTAAgccaagagaagaaaatgagagTCTGCTACTCCCGTGGAGCTTTTATATTAGGTTTTATGGATGGAATTCTCGATGGACaattaaatattactatttttagATATCTTGTCGGTGATTTCATCTATCAagtcaaattgaaattttcaattcgcacttaaaatttcaaaaacccctctagattttttaattatgtttgttaTTTCGTCAGTCAAATACTAAATAATTAACAGTAAGAAATGTGTACCTCGATCAAAAAAGCATTAATTACCAGCGTGTTGGAATTCtcattccgtcggtgatttcatTGGGAAACCTGTAAAAACATGTACTTCAATCAGTAAGAGCATTAATTCTCAATATGTTGGAAATCCcattccatcggtgattccatTGGAAACATTAAAACCTTTAATTGTCATCACCAACTTGCCGAAATGATCTTCCAAGTATAGGCGTTGGACTCAAAAATTATCTTCTAAGTATAGGCATTAgacacaaaaatgattttttaagtaTGGGCAATCGACCCACACAAAAACTCTATACAAAGATTCGAAGCTCGTGGAAAGAAATATAGAGGTAAAAGAGttatattataaaagaaataatgtaCATGAAAGAAGAATACATGTATACAACAGATCTAAAAATTCAGCACAGGCTTCTCTACTAGATACTTTCCTTGTAGAGCTGCAGCGGCATTGACTAAGAATACATCTGTGAATCAGGGGTTAGGGTTGGATGAAAGGCCGGGTTGAAATCCACTCACATTCCTTTtgaaatattgaagaattacaAGTTGGACATGGCTAGTAAAATGTTATGCCCTTTAATCTCAATCAAAGCTATTAAACCCCTAAAAAATTGTTGGAACTCCTCATGAGAGTCCCTTAGGGCCTAGCCTTCTCGAGGCCAACCATAGCCTCGATGAATTACCTCTCCTCATCCTTCAAGGTTAGAAAATTGAATGGATTATAGCCCAGACcatgtcagaaaaaaaaaaaaagttattgaacTCTTAGCGCTAACTCTGGTAGAGGTCCCAGCAACCGCTTTCTTAGCTAGTAACACAACAAGTTGAGGCAACAGGAACATTGTCGTAAAAGCTTTTATCAATGTTCCCATTTCTGATTcacaaaatttaattctcatttcTTGTATTCATACACAAAAATAATCAACCCTACCTTAATCACACTCAAAATCAAACATGTAAAACATTGtaagaatataatttaatacaaattcatgtgcttgttttttaatagtttcatttcttgttttgtaTGCATTACGATGCAACTTaacacataattttatttagttcCATAAATATCTACACATCAAAGTTTCTAAACTTCCATACATACACTTTCCCAACATATGAATTTATAcccaattaaaataattgcttAAATACTTTAGGATTTTTAGCCatatgaaagcaaaaaaatatatatttttatttgtttattattttttcaactttgtttggcaaaaacttatttttcttcctaataaaactatcaaaaaaagACTAAAGGGATGTTTGTTAAACATACCCTTAAATCCAAAAAAGTGGCAAACAAGACAGGTATTAAACCCTTTGACCAAATATTTTGACCCGACCCGACCAAGTGGACCTGGAATTTTTGGTTCAAccataaaccaaacaaaaaattttggtttgatttaaaaacaaccaaaaaacataactgaaacccaaaaacatattaaacacctaaaagcacaaaaacaaaactcaaatatTATTG
This genomic interval from Populus alba chromosome 1, ASM523922v2, whole genome shotgun sequence contains the following:
- the LOC118042470 gene encoding NAC domain-containing protein 43, which gives rise to MPEDMMNLSINGQSQVPPGFRFHPTEEELLHYYLRKKVANEKIDLDVIREVDLNKLEPWDIQEKCKIGSTPQNDWYFFSHKDKKYPTGTRTNRATAAGFWKATGRDKIIYSGFKRIGLRKTLVFYRGRAPHGQKSDWIMHEYRLDDTTNDTNVSNPIGEAIPEEGWVVCRVFRKKNYQKTLESPKSSSSSLEAHQILGSGNDGVLDQILLYMGKTCKMENETYSNMNISNNNSSLRFLSDNSISDGLHERFMHLPRLDSPPLPSIPISSPSFDQDRSFKSCYHQSYDEMLTENEPSSSNQIGNGTFDMISSSVIHGSKSGQLNDWVTLDRLVASQLNGHEAETSKHLSCFTTGPNASFGLSPDDDMQLSHLQNSHRSSSNIQANTSHVYTNENDLWGFTKSSSPSSSSDPLCHLSV